The genomic segment AATGGGAAGCTCAAAATATCAGCGTGGCCAAAGTTTTGAGGGATTAACTGAAGCGCGGGGCCGACTCCGTGTCTGTCCCGCATCTTCCAGAACTGGCCTCCCTTTGGGACCCCCTTCCCAGAGCTCTGgctcagagctgaactgaagagaCCTGGGAAGTCAGCCTGGCCTCACTCCAGGCCCGCACCACAGGCAGCGCCCGCGCCTCACTTTCCCCAACAAAATAAATCTTGCGGCTCCTCTGAGCATCTCAAATGCACTATCTTCTCCCAAGTAACTAACCGGCCTGCATGTTCCTGGCTGCTGGCTGCCAACCTCAATTTAGAACTGTCTGCTGCTCAGCTGCTAGAGAAGGCGGGGCCTGGAGCGACTGGGAGCGTTGAAGCTGAGGGGCCTGAGCGGCTGAAGTCTGGGGCAGGGGGTGGCTGCTGACCCCAGCCCAGGATCCAAACAGCATCCCAGAGGCCTGCAGCAGGGGTTAGAGGCCCCCCAGGGAGGGCTGCTGCTTTGCGAATTTTCAAACTGTTTCCTGAAGTGCCTCTGATGATTGGGGGGGAGGGGTGGCTCCTGCAAAACTGGCCTTGTCACCGTCCGTTGACATCATGATCACAGCCGAAATGGCCCCACGTGCAGCACGTCTGCATTGTTGGAAAAACCACTCTCAGGATGTTGCCTGTTATACTAGATAAAAACctaactggctgggcgcggtggctcatgtctgtaatcgcagcactttgggaggctgaggcgggcggatcacctgaggtcaggagttcgagaccagcctgaccaacatggagaaaccccatccctactaaaaatacagaattagccgtgtgtgatggtgcatgcctgtaatcccagctacttgggaggggaggttgcagtgagcccaggtgagccgagatggcgccactgaactccagcctgggcaacaagagtgaaactccgtctcaaaaaaaaaaccaaaaaccaaaaacctgacACATCCTTTCCGAGTCCAGGAGAGGTTTGTCTGCTGCCACCTGTGCGCCTTCTTCCTCTGGCGCGGGAGACCTGTGGCTAGACCTGCCTCTCTGTCTACCACCAGGAAACGCTTGcgtttctttctttcgttttctTGCTTCCTTCGTTATTTCTCATCCATCACCAGCTTTCACTCTTCTCAGGCCTGGGCGTTTATTTCACGTGGCCTCTTGGACTTCGGGAAGGAGAGGGGTTAGGAGAGCAGGCTCTGGTGTCTCCCAGCCCTGAATGGGGTTGTAGCTCCACCCTCTACCTGCTGAGGGATCAGGAGCTAGGTGCTTCAGCTCCCTGCCCCTCAGACTCTTCCCCTTTGTAAAACAGGGGCTCTCGTGTTGCCTAGGGGTATATTAGGAGAGGCAGAGCGGTGTGTGTAATGTGCCTGGCACAAGTCCGACGCACAGCAAGTGCaggagaggcaggggctgcagctgCAGAGGTAGGGGCACAGGAGGCATgaaacttgtcttttttttttgagatggagctcgatcttgtcacctaggctggagtgaagtggcatgatctcagctcactgcaacctccacttcccaggttccagcgattctcctgcctcagcctcccgagtagctgggactacaggcgcctgccaccatgcctggctaatttttgtattagtagagacgagggtttcaccatgttggccaggctggtctcaaactcctgacctcaggtaatttgcttgtctcagcctcccgaagtgctgggattacaggcgtgagccacggtgcctgccCACGAGCCTTGTTTTAACCTGCAAGTGGGTGGGACTGAGGCAGCCTCAAGTGACCTGTCACTCTCTCCCTTTGCTTCCCCTCCAGGAGGACAGTCAGTGACCCACAGCAGCCTGCCCATCGTGGCCTCCCTGGCCAACTCACCTGTCTCCTTCAGCTGCAGGATCAGCTACCCGTACACCCCCCAATTCAAGGCTTTCACAGTCAGCTACTTTCATGAAGATCTCCATGGGCAGAGGAGCCCTGAGAAGCCAACCGACTGCCACCCTGGATCGGGCATAGAGAACCAGACCTACACCCTGAACTGCCTGGTCACCCTTGTGCCGCCGGATGCATCAGCCACCGGCACCTACTACTGCTCTGTCCACTGGCCACACACCATGGCAAGAGGCAATGGCACCTTCATCCTGGTCAGAGGTGAGGCTTCCTCTGTGGCTCTTCCGGGGGCAAAGGACCCAGAGATTTCAACCAGCAGTTTGGGACTCCGGATCAGAAATAGAGAATggggccaagtgcggtggctcatgcctgtaatcccagcactttgggaggccaaggcgggtggatcacctgaggtcaggagtttgagaccagcctggccagtgtggtgaaaccccgtctctactaaaaatacaaaaattagccgggtgtggtggtgggtgcctatagtccaaactacttggaaggctaagccatgagaatcgattgaacccaggatttggaagttgcagtgagcctagatcataccattgcactccagcctgggcaacaagagcaaaactctgtctcaaaaaaaaaaaggaaagccgggcacggtggctcacgtctgtagtaccagcactttgggaggccaaggagggaggatcacctgaggtcaggagttcaagaccagcttgacctacatggagaaaccttgtctcggctaaaaatacaaaaaaaattagccagcatggtggtgcatgcctgtaatcccaactacccagaaggctgaggcaggagaattgattgaactgggaggcagaggttgccatgagccaagatcatgccattgcactccagcctgggcaacaaaagcgaaactccatctcaaaaaaaaaaaaaaaaaaaaaaaggcagtggctcaagcctgtaatcctagcattttgggaggctgaagtgggtggatcacctgagatcaggagttcaagaccagcctggccattgtggagaaacccccatcttaaaaaaaaaaaacggaaataGAGAATGGTTTGCCTTCTCTGCCAGTGTTGACAAAGCAGGACCCAGCCTTTTCAGAGGGCCCCGGCCTGCAGCTGTGCCAGGGCTCTACCTGCGTATGGAAAGGGAAGGCGTGGCTTGCAGATCGGCCCCTAGCTGCCTCTGGAAGGTGACCTGAGAGAGCTCACTCGGGCCCTTGGTCTCAGTGTGCACGGGCATCACGGCGTGGTGGACTTCTGTAGAACTAGCCAGGTATATGTATGTTCTTGTGGGGGCCTCGTGTATGTGAGCACTTGGCTCATGTATAATATACCTTTAAAGGTACaggtttttagtttttatcacgttctcttttatatttttatttatgtattttttttttctgaatccaaggtaagatatttttatttatttattttttgagacagagtctcactctatcactaggctggagtgcagtggtgctatcctggctcactgcaacctccgttttcCAGTtacaagcaactctcctgcctcagcctcccaagtagctgggacaacaggcacgcaccaccacgactggctaattttttgtatttttagtagagacagggtttcaccatgttggccaggatggtcttgatctcttgaccttgtgatccacatgcctcggcctcccaaagtgctgggattacaggtgtgaggcaccacgcctggccatcttttttttttttttttctgacacgaAGTCTCACTgcgtcaccaaggctagagtgcagtgtcgcgatctctgctcactgctgcaacctccacctcccgggttcaagcatttctcctgcctcagcctcccaaatagctggaatacaggcacacaccatcatgcctgactaatttttgtatttttagtaaagatggggtttcacatgttggccaggctggtctcaaactcctgacctcaatgatccgcctgccttggcctcccaaagtgctgggattacaggtgtgagtcaccacaacCAGCTAGTTTTCATCACATTCTGAAAGGAGTGATGACCCCAAAAGTTATGAGGGAGCCCCTCACTGAAGCCCTGATTCTCTGACCTACCTCTGCGATCCCCTGGAAGGAGCTGGGGGCTTCCAAATCCCATAGGCCTGGGTTTGCACTCCTGTCCCGCTGCATGCCTGATGTGAGATTGGGCCTGGTCTTCATGGCAGTCCTCTGCCTTCCAAGGACTTGGATGAGGATGAGGGAGATGGTGCCCATAGGGGCTGGTGCCTGACTATAGGTGGTGCTGGGGAAATCACCATGTACCTGGCACATGGTTGGCACCCCATGCGTTTTTGCCAgccagatggatggatggatggggtaAAGGGGAAGGAGGAATGGATGACAGCAGGAGGGACAGGAGGATGGCACAGCGGGAGGGCTGGGCCTCACCTAGCCCAGGTGCAGCGTCCCTCCCCGTCTGTCCCGATATAAACCCACCTCCTTCAGCCCTAGCCACATCCACCCCATTATCACCACCTCACACAGGGAGAAGAAGAGACCCGGAGAGGGGAGACAACGGGCTCACAGCCCTGCAGGCAGCCCTCAGGGGAGCCAGGTCACACTGGGGGAGCAAATGAGGTGGTCCCTGTCCTTACAGAGAATCAAGGCAGTGAACATAAAAAGGACCAAGgggaggccaggctcagtgactcacacccgtaatcccagcactctgggaggctgaggcagttggatcatctgaggttgggagttcgagaccagcctgaccaacatggagaaaccccacctctactaaaaatacaaaaattagcccagagtggtggcacatgcctgtaatcccaactactcaggaggctgaggcaggagaatcacttgaacctgggaggcagaggttgcagtgagccgagatcctgcttTTAGCCTgagcaatgagagtgaaactccatctcaaaaaaagaaaggcaaaaagacaaagagagagagagagagggagggagaaagagagagaaaaaaaaagaaaaggaaaagaaaaaaggacccAGGGGGACAATGAAGGCCCGAGGCCTGGTTCCCGGGGGCCCTAGTGGGGTGTGGAGTGCGTCAGCAGGTGAGCATCGAAAACAGGTCCTGGGTGAGGGAGAACATCAGGTGGGTGTGCCCCGCCTTCTCCTGGGTCACTGACCCCTCTGCTCCCCCGCCCTTCCTCCTAGACACAGGGTACCGAGAGCCCCCGCGGAGCCCCCAGAAGCTCCTGCTGTTTGGCTTCACCGGCCTCCTGAGCGTCCTGAGTGTTGTGGGCACAGCCCTGCTGCTCTGGAAGAAGGTAGGCATGAACACTCACAGCCACGCAGCCCTCCACCCACACACCACGGGCTGGGGCGCCTCCGGGGAGCAGAGAAGCTGCTGTGTCCTTGCCTGGTGAGGGCACATCCACATCTGTAACAGGTGGCCCTGGTGGCCTCTTGTACTGGGACTGAGGGCACCTCTCCTGTGCCCACTCTCTGCGCTGCCGTGGGGCCCCTTTTGATCCCGCTGAGAACCTGAGAGGGCCTGCAGGAACCTCCTGCCTACCACTCCAGCTCCGAAGATTAGGCAATCCCTGCCCGGGTTTTTTGATCCCAGGAGgctggaagggaagaaggggctACCAGCCACTGGCACAGGTGCCCTCCCACACACCCTTCCACACACCCTCCACCATAGCTCCACAGGGAGGACTTGAAGTAAGGCATTTGTTTGCGCACCCGACTGCCGTGGGGTGTCCCAATAGAAGGTTATCAGCATACGGGGGCAGCATGCAAGCAAAAAGCTTCTGGGGGGCGGTCATGGGCTGATGCCTCCCCTAGGATGATGAGAGTTTTTGACCCCCTGGGAAGCTGGGTCCAGGTGTATTGAGTGGTTACACCTGCTTCTGGGTTTCTGCCATTGAAATGCAAATAGTTTTTGACCCTCTGAGGCCAGTCCAATGCTAAGGAGGTATTCTTTAAGTCCAATTAAGTGAATCAGCTATTCTGCTGGCAATAATCCCAACTGTGTGTATGAGTTGGGTGCAAAGCCAAGCAAGCCCTGCACGGGCCTGGGTGATAATATCAGTCTTCGCTTCTGGCTAGGAAGTCTCTGCCCTCCTTCCCAAGGGATAGTGAGAGCCTGGATGACCCCTGCCTGAGGCATTTTTAGCTGCAGGGAGTTTCCTTTTTGAATGGGATAGTGGCCCTCTATTTGCACAACAGGTTTTGCTGGAGAAGGGGGCAGAGGCAGTCCATTAAGTACAAGAAAATCTGTCCTCTTAGCACCTTAATAGCGCTAAcaatattggttctgtttctttttcccatGGGGGGTTACAGGGTTGTCGTCTGGACTGTGGGCTCTTTGGGGGCATATGAGTCCGTCCCCCCTCTCTTTTAGTCCAGTGGCCCTTCCATTAGATTGAACAGAGCTCCTTCACTTTTTATCTGGATCCTCGTGCTTAGGATCACCCTGTTCTCCCATTAACTGTGGGCATTTTTTTCCCAATGCCCTATTTCTTGACAAAATGCACACTGATCGCATTGCAGGCACAGGCGGGCGGACTGTGGGGCTTTCCAGGAACCCCCCTTTTTCCATGCTCTTGGGGGCGTTCCTCTCATAGCAGCAGCTATCAAGTCAGCCTTCCGTTGAGCCTGACGTTCCCTTTCCCTATGATTTTCCCTCTGGCTTACCGCCTCTTGGTTTACAAACGCCTGGTTAGCTACTTCTAATAACTGAAGTATTCATGCATGCAAATCCTGTCTGTTTCTGCCACTGAATTTGCCTGGACTTGGGAGTCCACGTTTCTCGGCAGCGAGGGGGATGGTGGTTTCTAACAGCGTATCCCTTGGCTACTAAAACAGTCACTGCCTGCTCTCTTAGCCACTTCGAAGGGTTTAACACTAACTGCAATCACGAGTctatgtatggaaattgatcaaGGTGTTCTAGCTCGCCGTTTATAACCTCATGCCTTACTCTGGAGACAAGGGGCTGTCTAGGGTCCCCTGTGAGGGCCAACCTACCCTCAATGCTGGCCAATCTTCCCTGCATAAAACCCTTAATTTCTCTGGTGTCATAGTTACTTTATAATTCCCACTAAatcccttcttgaaatttttcGGCATGGTTTCTAAAGGGGTGGAATGGCTATGGGAGTAAGCCATGTTAACAATTCGAAGAAACAATTTCCACACTTAGGAAAGTGTTAGCTCACTCACAGCAGTTCCCACCTAGCAAGAGGCAGCATGGAGCACTTTCCCATTTACATTCACTTCAATCCTTTTACAACGCCCAGAGGCTTCTTCACTCAGCCTTATGTGGCTGTCTCTAATTTTTACAAATTGTTCGacgacacagacacacaaccacacacacacacagacacacacacacatccgaTTGCTCTCCTTCCAAttcaaaaatataagcaaaagcTTCCAAGGTTACAGAGAGCTACCTTCCAATGTGCCAATCTGGCACCCGTGGGTGATCAGGCCATGCTTCCACCAAACGGGGTGGGCTACTTTCCCAGGGTCAATCTTACCAAATTCAGTTGTCCAGACTTCCCCAAATGCTCGTTCCTCCTTGGTGTTCAGCCACTGAGTGGATCGACACtgcagggcctccctgctccaCTCTGGCAAGGCTTTTCCACCAGGCAAATACCTGCCCCGGAGCGCTCTCAGGATGCGTCACCCCAGCGAGCAGGAGTCCCCCGCACGGATGCTCCACAGGGCTAGGCAAACCACCTAAGAGACTTTTTCCTGCCGTCTGCTATCCGAGACTCGCTTCCCGGCCAACACACCAAAAATGTAGCAGGAGGGGCCACGGGAAATGGACCTCTCGGAcactgaatacaggaggaaggagtttattcagccgggagcaaggtggcatagttgcctaacagccaagctcccgCATAGGGAGGTTTCTTCCCATTTCACAGCTCTGGAAGGTGACGCTCAGAGGTTGCAATTTGCCCAGGGTCAATAGTAAGTGTGAGGCAGAGTCGGGGCTGGAGTACAGGATGGGGTAGCTGGGTCCGGCTCCTTACCTGGACAGCTCCTGCTCACACTGCAGGTGGCCCCTGCCTGGGGAGGGAGTTTCTCTGCTGGCCCCCCATGCTCATTGTCACCCAGCCCTATGGATTTCTGTTCAATGCAGGCCTGCCCTTCCTATCTGGCAGCAAGTGCCAGGaggccagaggctgaggcagtcttGTCTGGGGGCTCTGTGCCCAGCACATGAGGGTGCTCAGGCAGCGTGCTGAGGGAAAGGATGCAGTACCTGCTGGGTTTTCTCAGGCCCAGGGGTGCAAAGATGACAGGTCAGGGCTCCTTAGAAGCTGCTGTTAGCAACTCAGGCTACTGCTCCGCCCTCCAGGGACCTTTGGGGCCAACCCTGAGGGCTGCTGAGTCAGCAACGGCCCTGGGTGTGAGGGGAGGGCAATGACACCATCACCGGGGTCTCCCTGGGTCAAAGAAGGCTCAGCCCCTGCATCCAAAGGCCGAGACCCTACCCACACCCAGAGAAGAGCTCTCTTCCATGGGAATTCATGTgctcattcatttagcaaacacTCAACACCTCCAATATTCCAGGCCCTGTTCTAGGCACTTGGACGTAGCAATGACCAAACTGGAATCCTGAAATCTCTGTttctgaggccgggcacggtggctcaagcttgtaatcccagccctttgggaggctgaggcgggcggatcactcgaggtcaagagttcgagaccagcctggccaacatggcaaaaccccgtctctactaaaaatacaaaaattagctgagcacgtcAGCAGGTgcgtgtagtcctagctactcaggaggctgaggtgggagaatcgcttgaacctgggaggcagaggttgcgatgagctggaatcatgccactgcactccagcctgggcgatagaacaagactccatctcaaaaaataaaaagaggctgggtgcgatggcttacgcctgtaatccaactttgggaggttgaggtgggcagatcgcttgaggccaggagttcaagactagcctgaccaacatagcaaaaccccacctctactaaaaatacaaaagttagctgggcatgatgatgtgcACGtgtcctcccagctactcgggaggctgaggcaggagaattgcttgaacccagcaggcagaggttgcagtgagcagagatcgaaccactgcactccagcccctgggtgacaaagtgagactccatctaagaaaaaaaagaaactttcttctgattgtggttttgaattaaggaaaaagaaagtaagaaaagaaaagaaaatctgtttttattaaattgatATTCCCGCTGAGGTGAGACAATGAACCACCCAGTGAATAGGTCATTTAACTCAGATGGGATGTGTTGGGGGAACTCAGCCTGGGAACGAAGAAGCACCTGGAATGAAGGAAGGCAGGTGCACACCTGGGCCGGGCGTGTTCGGCGGGAGAACAGTGGGAGCAGGTCCTCTGGGGCAGGAGCGGGCATGGGGTGTCCCAGGAGCTGCAGCGGGGCTGAGGTGGCTGGTGTAGTAGGGGGATAGGAGGTGGAAGGAGGTCCGGCCAGGTAGGGGTATTGAAAGGACTTCAGCCCTTACTCTGTGTGAGACAAGGGTAGGATCAGACCCAGATTCTTACAGACCCTCTGGCTGGGTGAGGGACACCCAGTGAGGAGCTACTGCAAAGTCCAGGCAGAGGAGACAGGAGCTGGACCAGGATGGCCTCGGGGAAGTGGTGAGTGAAGTGGGTAAAAGGCTGAGTGGACCCAAAGGGACTCGGCAAAGAGGTTTGCTCTGGTCCCTCCGGGGTGGGCCTGAGCCTGGGGGTGTCTGGATCTGGGCCTGGCGGGCAGGTGTCAGGTGAGCTGTGGACTGGAAGAGCGGGCAAGGAAGCTGAAGGTCACAGCTTGCCTGAGCCACCGCAAGTGGCAGGCCTGGGACTAGAGTGCACGCTTTAGTTTCCCATCCTTGTCTTTAGGCTGAAGATGTCATTGCTTTTCCCAAGAAGGCTCTGAGGTGCTAAAAGAGCATGAACTTGGCCCTGTTCACCCCGGGGAGCGTCAGGGGCTGCATGTCCTGCCTTCTGTGAGCTGGCGTCTAGGTCAGGGCCTCAGCTGCGATGCTGGCTCCCTCCTTCCTGTGGGGCTGACCCTGGCATGACTGGTCCTACTTTGACCTTGCCCTGTTGATGGGCTTCAGGGTGAAGTGAGCCGCAGGCCCTGGGTGCCACTGTGAAGTCCAGGAGGGCTCTGGGCTCGGCTTTGACTCCAGCCCAGCCAGAGGGACCAGCTGAGCCAGGAAGACCCAAGATGGGTGGGAATGCTTCCTTCAGCTTCCGTGAACCCAGGGTTAGGATGGAGACCTGCCGACTCAGGCCACCTCCCTCCCCAAGCCAGCACAGGGGTGCACCTGCCACATGCCCAGCCTGGGCCTTTCTTGCACAGCCGGGATTCCCGCCCTCAatatcttccctccctccctcctgcttttCCCATGATGACAGCAAGTAGGATATCTCTCCATTTCTTCACCACTGAGCAGACCGCAGGCGCTCAAAACGAGGCCAGGGGAGGAGCTGGGCCGTGGACACAGAAATTGGGCTTCAGGCACAGGTGACAAGGGACTCTCCCTGCCTGCGGACCCCCACCCAGGGTTGCAGGAGTGGCCCACACAAGTGCCCTCTGTGTACACGAAGCACAGCGGGTGAGCGGCAGAACAGGGCCAGGCGAGATCTTAACCCTGAGTCCCCTGCTTGCTGAGCAACCCCAGCTCCTGCCCTACAAAGAAGGGACCGGACCGTAGGGACTGGTCAGGGTATCAGTGAAGGAGGGGGCAAAGCTCAGAGCCATGGGCTTGACTTCTggtcccagcttcctccctgctTCAGTgactcctgccttcctcctcctcctcctcctcctctcacctCCCTGCCTGTGCTTCCAGGAATGTCTGCAAAGTGTCTCGTGTGCCATCACTAGGCTAAGTGCCAGCAGGGTGGGAGCAAGCCCTCTCGTCAAGTTTgggccctctctgagcctcagttttctcctctggaaATGGGGGTACAGATAGACCATGCCCACCAAGTGAACATGGATggagagcacttttttttttttgagatggagtttcactctttttgcccaggctggagtgcaatggtgtgatctcgactcactacaacctccccctctcaggttcaagggatcctcctgcctcagcctcccaggtagctgggattacaggtgcgcaccaccatgcctggctaattttgtatttttagtagagacggggtttcaccatgttggccaggctgatctcaaactcctgacctggggtGATCTGCAGGAGAGTACTTTTGAGGCACCAGTTGGATGCCTGACGCACAGTAGGAGCTTCCTGCTGCCTCCACATCCCCTGCCCCTGGGGAGGACAGTTGAAGTGAGAGCCTGGGCTGGAAGGGAAAGAGAACCCGGGGCCCAGAGCTGCTGCTGCGTTTGCATTGCTGAAGCAGCCCTGAGCCTCCAGGTTCACTGTGGATGCCCCTTAGGGCCTCGGCAGGATGGGGAAAGGAGAGAGTCCAGGAAAAAGACATTCCCTCCAGGCACAGAGGACCCGGGAGCACCTGTGGTGATGGATAAATGAATCAAGGCTGGAAACTACAAACTAGAAGCGGCAGAGGGTGGACCGGAACCGCAGGTGGCAGCTTTGGGACAGTGAGGACTAGGAGCAGAGTGTGCAACCCCATTGGGCCGAGTCTGGAAAAATGGCTTTGCCTCCTCGGGGTCAGTGCCTGCAAAGGCCAGGCAGGGAGGGCACGGAGCTCACACCCCCAGGAAGATGGGAGCTGGAGGGAGCAAGAACTGAAGACCCATGGAGgctgctgggaggggctggggcagcagGGACGGGGGTGGAGCCCAGGAATGGATGACCCACAGGTGGCACTGTCAGCCCTGCCCGCAGGCCCTTCAACAGCAGAGGCCTCGTGGGCCGTCCTTGTTCTCTGTGTTCCAGCACCTGGAGTGCCTCCTGGAGATCTCCTTCTTGCCTTTCTGGACCCCACTCCCGTGTCCCCCTGCTTGGACAGGGCCTCAGAGAGGCCCTCCCGGACTACTTCTCTCAGAGAGGCCCTCCCGTGGCTACTTCTCTGCCACCCCGCTTGCCTCTGCCCTCGTCATCT from the Callithrix jacchus isolate 240 chromosome 1, calJac240_pri, whole genome shotgun sequence genome contains:
- the NFAM1 gene encoding NFAT activation molecule 1 isoform X2 gives rise to the protein MESQPPMWWALPSSARPPGPPMAPQLLLGLLLLPRTLQLAGGQSVTHSSLPIVASLANSPVSFSCRISYPYTPQFKAFTVSYFHEDLHGQRSPEKPTDCHPGSGIENQTYTLNCLVTLVPPDASATGTYYCSVHWPHTMARGNGTFILVRDTGYREPPRSPQKLLLFGFTGLLSVLSVVGTALLLWKKRQMQAPRKDPTRKCPAPRSASSPKQPPAESVYTALQRRETEVYACIESETGSPPTATHSPNSKERLHRFKDDKLSLVYENL
- the NFAM1 gene encoding NFAT activation molecule 1 isoform X1 — translated: MPERLCCAGSQTARSGSGRKRASPGDRRGTPKAQERKEWVRRPHSWDSTGDGGPQSPGEEGVGGQSVTHSSLPIVASLANSPVSFSCRISYPYTPQFKAFTVSYFHEDLHGQRSPEKPTDCHPGSGIENQTYTLNCLVTLVPPDASATGTYYCSVHWPHTMARGNGTFILVRDTGYREPPRSPQKLLLFGFTGLLSVLSVVGTALLLWKKRQMQAPRKDPTRKCPAPRSASSPKQPPAESVYTALQRRETEVYACIESETGSPPTATHSPNSKERLHRFKDDKLSLVYENL